One segment of Pseudoalteromonas rubra DNA contains the following:
- a CDS encoding S9 family peptidase → MTHHQHQRTDNYYWMRDDKRQNAEILDHLHAENAYCEAMMATHKGLQDQLFEEMKGRIVKDDSTVPVKDGRFWYMSEVRGDDEYSRHYRGSDEAMTDKQLLLDVNQLAQAYEFFELGDIAVSPNDNLLAYSEDTDGRRIYTVRFKDLQSGEMLSDVLTETEGEVVWANDSKTVFYVRKDLQTLLGYQVYRHVLGTPQSDDQLVYEEQDRQFYMGLGKSRDESEIYIHLAATETTDILALSADEPLGKFEPLLARTPGHEYGLDKLGEYYYLVSNRAAKNFRLLRATKDTLAEPEQWEELIAHREHVLLEGMELFNSHYVVTERERGQIRFVVHDYAGHSYQLKFDDACFYAGLGYNPEPDAQVVRIYYSSLTTPSSIYDFALEGGKKTLKKQQRVLGEFNPDHYASERLHIPVRDGVEVPVSLVYRKDKFNKDGTNPLLQYGYGAYGITIDPNFSSNTLSLLNRGFVYAIAHIRGSEMLGRHWYEQGKKAHKQNSFNDFEDVTRALVEQGYGAADKVFASGGSAGGLLMGAVVNQAPALYRGIGCHVPFLDVLTTMLDESIPLTTNEYDEWGNPNDEADYRTILAYSPYDNLRAGDYPNILVTTGLHDSQVQYWEPMKWVAKLRELKTDDNQLLFKTDMDAGHGGASGRFKSLREKALEMAFFIGLLEH, encoded by the coding sequence ATGACACATCACCAACATCAAAGGACAGACAACTACTACTGGATGCGTGACGATAAACGTCAGAACGCCGAGATATTAGACCATTTGCATGCTGAGAACGCCTATTGTGAGGCGATGATGGCAACGCATAAAGGGCTGCAGGACCAGTTGTTTGAAGAAATGAAAGGTCGCATTGTCAAAGATGACAGCACGGTGCCGGTTAAGGATGGGCGTTTTTGGTATATGAGCGAAGTCAGAGGCGACGATGAATACTCGCGTCATTATCGTGGCAGCGATGAAGCCATGACAGACAAGCAGTTACTACTGGATGTCAATCAGCTGGCGCAGGCATACGAGTTTTTTGAACTGGGTGACATTGCCGTCAGCCCCAATGACAATTTGCTGGCCTACAGTGAAGATACGGATGGCCGGCGTATTTATACTGTGCGCTTTAAAGACTTACAAAGCGGCGAGATGCTGAGTGACGTACTGACCGAAACCGAAGGGGAAGTGGTCTGGGCCAACGACAGCAAAACCGTGTTTTATGTCCGTAAAGATTTGCAAACCCTGCTGGGTTATCAGGTTTACCGCCATGTCCTGGGTACGCCGCAAAGTGACGACCAGCTGGTGTATGAAGAACAGGATCGTCAGTTCTATATGGGCCTGGGCAAGAGCCGAGATGAAAGCGAAATCTACATTCATCTGGCGGCAACGGAAACCACAGACATTCTGGCGTTGTCGGCTGATGAGCCTCTGGGTAAGTTTGAGCCTTTGCTGGCACGCACGCCGGGTCATGAATATGGGCTGGATAAGCTGGGCGAGTATTACTACCTGGTGTCGAACCGGGCAGCAAAAAACTTTCGCCTGTTGCGTGCTACCAAAGATACGCTGGCAGAGCCGGAACAATGGGAAGAGCTAATTGCACACCGAGAACATGTGCTGCTTGAGGGCATGGAGTTGTTCAACAGCCACTATGTGGTGACAGAGCGCGAGCGCGGCCAGATCCGCTTTGTGGTGCACGATTATGCCGGGCACAGTTATCAGCTGAAATTTGATGATGCCTGCTTCTACGCTGGCCTGGGCTATAACCCTGAGCCCGACGCTCAGGTGGTTCGGATCTATTATTCAAGCCTGACTACCCCAAGCAGTATTTATGATTTTGCATTGGAAGGGGGCAAAAAGACCTTGAAGAAGCAGCAACGTGTATTGGGTGAGTTTAACCCGGATCACTATGCGTCCGAGCGATTACATATTCCTGTGCGCGATGGTGTTGAGGTGCCGGTGTCTCTGGTCTACCGCAAAGACAAATTCAATAAAGATGGCACCAACCCCTTGTTGCAGTACGGCTATGGTGCTTATGGGATCACCATAGATCCGAACTTCTCCAGTAATACGCTGAGTCTGCTGAACCGTGGTTTTGTGTATGCCATTGCGCATATTCGTGGTTCAGAAATGCTGGGTCGTCACTGGTATGAGCAAGGTAAAAAAGCGCATAAACAAAACAGCTTTAACGACTTTGAAGATGTAACCCGGGCGTTGGTTGAACAAGGGTACGGTGCTGCGGATAAAGTATTTGCCTCTGGTGGCAGTGCCGGTGGCCTGCTGATGGGAGCCGTGGTGAATCAGGCGCCAGCGCTCTATCGTGGTATCGGATGTCATGTGCCGTTTTTGGATGTATTGACAACCATGCTGGACGAAAGCATCCCGCTGACCACCAATGAATATGACGAGTGGGGAAACCCCAATGATGAGGCGGATTATCGCACCATTTTAGCCTACTCACCCTATGACAACCTGCGCGCAGGGGACTATCCTAATATTCTGGTAACAACTGGCCTGCATGATTCTCAGGTGCAGTATTGGGAGCCGATGAAGTGGGTGGCTAAGCTGCGTGAGTTAAAAACTGATGACAATCAACTGTTGTTTAAAACCGATATGGATGCAGGGCACGGCGGTGCTTCAGGTCGCTTTAAGAGTTTGCGTGAAAAAGCCCTGGAAATGGCTTTCTTTATTGGCTTGTTAGAACACTAA
- a CDS encoding efflux RND transporter periplasmic adaptor subunit: MKAQALKWIFPVVALGLGVAGFSAINAVAKGEEDKQVVDTRPVVQVESVQAQDHQVLIQSYGEVTPLETTQLSVQVAGEVVYWHPSFLAGGVVAKGDILLSIEKDNYEAAVLQAEAQLASAEAALIEEQAQADVAADEAKRFPNKKHTDLFLRKPQVMSAKAAVKSAKAALMRAQRDLDNCDVVAPFNGLIVSRDVGLGQFVSTGSVVAQLNNIEQAEVVIPIAGFDSVFLPETVGGTKATVFNKGVNSFTREAQIHRDLGTVDTQTRMSNLVVRIEDPYGLNSDKPKVKFGTYVQVSFLGKTLKQIYRLPQELVNNQTVWLLNDNAELEPREVQVVREEGEYFLVGAGLNNSDKVVVTLPEYPQRGMAVKVAGADESNAQGSGLEKL, translated from the coding sequence ATGAAAGCACAAGCACTAAAATGGATCTTTCCCGTTGTGGCGTTGGGCCTTGGGGTGGCAGGCTTTTCAGCCATCAACGCGGTCGCAAAGGGTGAGGAAGATAAACAGGTCGTGGACACACGTCCTGTGGTACAGGTCGAATCCGTTCAGGCACAGGATCATCAGGTTCTTATTCAGAGCTATGGTGAAGTCACACCGCTTGAAACAACCCAGTTGTCTGTTCAGGTAGCTGGCGAAGTCGTTTACTGGCATCCCAGCTTTTTGGCCGGCGGCGTGGTTGCGAAGGGCGATATTTTGCTCAGCATAGAAAAAGACAATTACGAAGCGGCGGTTTTACAGGCCGAAGCTCAGCTGGCCAGTGCTGAAGCAGCCTTGATCGAAGAGCAGGCACAAGCAGACGTGGCAGCAGATGAAGCCAAACGTTTTCCAAACAAAAAACACACCGACCTGTTTTTGCGTAAACCTCAGGTGATGAGTGCCAAGGCTGCGGTTAAATCCGCTAAGGCCGCATTAATGCGTGCTCAGCGTGATCTGGATAATTGTGATGTGGTTGCGCCATTCAACGGTTTGATTGTGTCTCGTGACGTGGGCCTGGGTCAGTTTGTGTCAACGGGCAGTGTCGTTGCCCAGCTTAATAACATTGAGCAGGCTGAAGTGGTGATCCCCATCGCTGGGTTCGATTCAGTGTTTTTACCTGAAACCGTGGGTGGTACCAAAGCAACGGTGTTTAACAAAGGCGTGAATAGCTTTACCCGCGAAGCGCAGATCCATCGTGACCTGGGCACGGTTGATACGCAAACACGCATGAGCAATCTGGTCGTGCGTATCGAAGATCCATATGGCCTGAACAGTGACAAGCCAAAAGTGAAGTTTGGTACTTATGTGCAGGTGAGCTTTTTAGGTAAAACGCTCAAACAAATTTATCGTTTGCCGCAAGAGCTGGTCAATAACCAGACGGTCTGGTTACTTAATGACAATGCGGAACTTGAGCCTCGTGAGGTGCAGGTGGTCCGTGAGGAAGGTGAATACTTCCTGGTGGGTGCCGGACTGAACAACAGCGACAAGGTGGTTGTCACCTTACCTGAGTATCCACAACGTGGTATGGCGGTGAAAGTTGCGGGTGCAGACGAATCCAATGCACAGGGCTCTGGCCTGGAAAAGCTATAA
- the ylqF gene encoding ribosome biogenesis GTPase YlqF, producing MSRTGIQWFPGHMNKARNEIKEIMPQMDVIIEVLDARIPYSSENPMVAQLRGDKPVIKILNKADLADPEQTQAWMDYFEREDGVKTLAFGHDKGNEVQRINALCKKLAPQKVGQDKQLKAMIMGIPNVGKSTLINILVGRIVAKTGNEPAVTKAQQRIKLEDGIMLYDTPGMLWPKVENENSGYRLAATGAIRDTAINYEEVASYTAEYLLQAYPQLLQARYKIDELPECDWTFIEMAGRKRGCIRGGNQVDTHKMSEILINELRDAVIGRITMETPQMRDEEEEMVAQLRLAAEAKKAAKEEEKRQRRARARKNRR from the coding sequence ATGAGCAGAACAGGTATCCAGTGGTTTCCGGGACATATGAACAAGGCGCGCAATGAGATCAAAGAGATCATGCCGCAGATGGATGTGATTATTGAAGTGCTGGATGCCCGTATACCCTACAGCAGTGAAAACCCCATGGTGGCGCAGTTGCGCGGCGACAAGCCGGTCATCAAAATTCTGAACAAGGCTGACCTGGCCGACCCTGAGCAGACCCAGGCCTGGATGGACTACTTTGAGCGCGAAGATGGCGTCAAAACCCTCGCATTTGGCCATGACAAGGGCAACGAGGTACAGCGGATCAATGCCTTGTGTAAGAAGCTGGCACCGCAAAAAGTGGGTCAGGATAAGCAGCTAAAGGCCATGATTATGGGGATCCCCAATGTCGGTAAATCTACCTTAATTAACATTTTGGTCGGACGAATTGTGGCTAAAACGGGTAACGAACCGGCGGTCACTAAGGCCCAACAGCGTATTAAGCTGGAAGACGGCATTATGTTGTATGACACGCCGGGCATGTTGTGGCCTAAAGTAGAAAACGAAAACTCGGGATATCGTCTGGCTGCCACCGGCGCCATTCGTGATACTGCAATCAATTATGAGGAAGTGGCCAGTTATACCGCAGAGTATCTGTTACAGGCCTACCCTCAACTGTTGCAGGCACGCTATAAAATTGACGAGCTGCCCGAGTGCGACTGGACTTTTATTGAAATGGCCGGACGTAAGCGTGGCTGTATTCGCGGTGGCAATCAGGTCGATACGCACAAAATGTCGGAGATCCTGATCAACGAACTGCGCGATGCCGTCATTGGCCGTATCACCATGGAAACACCACAAATGCGGGATGAGGAAGAAGAAATGGTGGCCCAGTTGCGTTTGGCCGCAGAGGCGAAGAAAGCAGCCAAAGAAGAAGAAAAACGTCAGCGCCGTGCTCGTGCGCGTAAAAACCGTCGTTAA
- a CDS encoding alpha/beta hydrolase: MAVTKVVVLHGLYMSGFVMRPLCERLEKLGFDILNLSYNTLTPDRHAIFEQIDAFVAGHDAALVCHSMGGLVARDYLTHNSAASAAISKVITLGTPHKGSYIAKHMHDHGFDMLLKNSVEYLLSQQQNWPFKAKLYSIAGDLPIGLMPLLKKGSRSDGTVLLDETKLQGMAEHKIFRLSHTTLIYSRTVLDYIVEVLERNQ, encoded by the coding sequence ATGGCAGTAACCAAAGTGGTCGTCTTACATGGATTGTATATGTCTGGATTTGTCATGCGCCCGCTGTGCGAGCGCCTGGAAAAACTTGGCTTTGACATCCTCAATCTCAGCTACAACACGCTGACACCCGACAGACACGCTATCTTTGAACAAATCGATGCCTTTGTTGCGGGCCATGATGCCGCGTTGGTCTGCCACTCCATGGGTGGCCTGGTGGCCCGGGATTACCTCACTCACAATTCAGCCGCCAGTGCGGCCATCAGCAAAGTGATCACCCTGGGGACACCACACAAAGGCAGCTATATCGCCAAACACATGCATGATCACGGCTTCGATATGCTGCTCAAAAACAGTGTCGAATACCTGCTCAGCCAACAGCAAAACTGGCCGTTTAAAGCCAAGCTCTATAGTATCGCCGGAGACTTGCCAATTGGTCTGATGCCGCTGTTGAAAAAAGGCAGCCGTTCCGATGGCACCGTGCTGCTGGACGAGACCAAATTGCAGGGCATGGCCGAGCACAAGATCTTTCGTCTCAGCCATACCACCTTAATTTATTCCCGGACGGTGCTCGATTACATCGTCGAAGTACTCGAACGTAATCAATGA
- a CDS encoding GntP family permease — MLSLLGLIGALALLIGLTLRGVNLFIAAPLCALIVALTSDIAIFNATAGQPFVSLYMAGFAGFLQAWFLMFLLGSLFGKFMEDSGAADAIAHYVIGKIGMKYAVLAVVLACALLTYGGVSVFIVAFSVYPMALSLFKDANLPRRFIPAVLAFGSVTFTMTSAGSPEIQNWIPIKYLGTSPYAAWQESLVVAIFMAGLGYVLLSWMIRRAVANGECFVARDNDPEQIQRNLPHPITGLLPLLVVLILSFTLHSTLQQNALIVALLGGVLTILAINFRHFHNLSQAVNLGTTGALVAIGNTAAVVGFGAVAKGTPAFNEAVALMTSIPGNELLGAAIAVSVIAALTGSASGGQAIALPLVAPHYLDLGVDASQLHRVVAISSGALDTLPHNGYVVTTVRAICGEKHQDAYWPLAVLTVLVPLLGVGLILGLFIWF; from the coding sequence ATGCTGAGTTTACTTGGCTTAATCGGCGCATTGGCGTTACTGATTGGCCTGACCCTGCGAGGGGTCAATTTGTTTATCGCTGCGCCTCTGTGCGCATTAATCGTGGCCCTGACCAGTGACATTGCTATTTTTAATGCCACCGCAGGCCAACCCTTTGTGTCTCTCTATATGGCCGGATTTGCCGGGTTTTTGCAAGCCTGGTTTTTAATGTTCTTGCTGGGCTCCCTGTTTGGCAAATTTATGGAAGACAGCGGGGCTGCGGATGCCATTGCCCATTATGTGATTGGCAAAATCGGCATGAAATACGCGGTGTTAGCTGTGGTATTGGCCTGTGCCTTATTGACCTATGGCGGCGTCAGCGTGTTTATTGTGGCCTTTTCTGTCTATCCGATGGCGCTCAGTCTGTTTAAAGATGCCAATTTACCCCGACGCTTTATCCCGGCGGTGCTGGCATTTGGTTCCGTGACCTTTACCATGACCTCTGCGGGGTCGCCCGAAATCCAGAACTGGATCCCAATCAAATATCTGGGGACTTCGCCTTATGCTGCCTGGCAGGAAAGCCTGGTGGTAGCCATTTTTATGGCGGGATTAGGGTATGTACTCTTAAGCTGGATGATCCGCCGGGCGGTGGCCAATGGCGAATGTTTTGTCGCGCGGGACAATGACCCGGAACAGATCCAGCGCAACTTACCGCACCCGATCACGGGTTTATTGCCCTTGCTGGTCGTGTTGATTTTGTCATTTACTCTGCATAGCACTCTCCAGCAAAACGCGCTGATCGTCGCATTACTGGGTGGAGTGCTGACGATATTAGCGATTAACTTCAGACATTTTCATAATTTATCTCAGGCGGTGAACTTAGGCACCACAGGGGCATTGGTGGCGATCGGAAACACGGCTGCGGTGGTCGGTTTTGGTGCGGTTGCCAAAGGCACGCCGGCCTTTAATGAGGCCGTTGCCCTGATGACCAGTATTCCCGGCAACGAACTGCTCGGCGCCGCGATTGCGGTCAGCGTGATTGCTGCACTGACAGGGTCGGCATCGGGTGGACAGGCCATTGCCCTGCCATTGGTGGCGCCACATTATCTCGACTTAGGCGTGGATGCCAGTCAGCTTCACCGGGTGGTGGCGATCAGCTCAGGCGCGCTCGACACTTTGCCGCACAATGGTTATGTCGTGACCACAGTGCGGGCGATCTGTGGCGAGAAGCATCAGGATGCGTACTGGCCGTTGGCGGTGTTGACTGTCTTAGTGCCTTTATTGGGGGTTGGGCTGATCCTGGGTTTGTTTATCTGGTTTTAA
- a CDS encoding YaeQ family protein: protein MALKSTILKANLSLSDMDRHVYQDISVTLAQHPSENAQRVMVRLLAFALEYQDGLSFSKGLCVEDEPDIWLKNYSDEIELWLSVGLPEEKWLKKASNRAKQVVLYTYGENNQGPWWQKNQNTLRQYSNLKIISLPYSATSVMAEMLTRTMALTVTVQDGEIWFSDEQHSVHLIPETLQG from the coding sequence ATGGCACTCAAATCAACTATTTTAAAGGCCAACCTCTCGCTCAGCGATATGGACCGTCATGTGTATCAGGACATCAGTGTCACGCTGGCACAACATCCATCAGAAAACGCCCAACGCGTGATGGTCAGGCTACTGGCGTTTGCACTGGAATATCAGGATGGACTCAGTTTTAGTAAAGGCTTATGTGTCGAAGATGAGCCGGATATCTGGCTAAAAAACTACAGTGACGAAATTGAGCTATGGCTAAGTGTTGGCTTACCGGAAGAAAAATGGCTGAAAAAAGCCAGCAATCGAGCCAAACAAGTGGTACTTTATACGTATGGTGAGAACAATCAGGGCCCATGGTGGCAAAAGAACCAAAACACCCTGCGCCAGTATAGCAACCTAAAAATCATCAGCCTGCCATATAGCGCCACCAGCGTGATGGCTGAAATGCTAACGCGTACAATGGCGTTAACCGTCACAGTGCAGGATGGCGAGATTTGGTTCAGTGATGAGCAACACAGCGTGCATCTGATCCCCGAAACACTACAAGGATAA
- a CDS encoding Dps family protein — MSNSIGLDSQKSQALVGSLNTLLSSYQIQYMNARSVHWNIKGRNFFELHVKFEEIYNQLLLQVDEIAERILTIEGTPLHAFSDYLEHSQISEAKGISDGQEAVKRLLDGFTTLIKMQRNILEQAGDASDEGTAAMMSDYIKEQEKLVWMLKAYLA, encoded by the coding sequence ATGAGCAACAGCATTGGATTAGACAGTCAGAAAAGTCAGGCACTGGTAGGCAGCCTCAATACCCTGTTAAGTAGTTACCAGATCCAATATATGAATGCCCGCAGTGTTCACTGGAACATCAAAGGCCGTAACTTCTTCGAGTTACACGTTAAGTTTGAAGAAATTTATAACCAGTTACTGCTTCAGGTCGATGAAATCGCAGAGCGTATCCTGACTATTGAAGGCACCCCTTTGCACGCCTTCAGCGATTATCTGGAGCACAGTCAAATCAGTGAAGCGAAAGGGATCAGTGATGGTCAGGAAGCGGTAAAACGCTTACTGGATGGCTTTACCACCTTGATTAAAATGCAGCGCAATATTCTGGAGCAGGCAGGTGATGCCAGCGATGAAGGCACCGCAGCAATGATGAGTGATTACATCAAAGAGCAGGAAAAACTGGTGTGGATGCTTAAAGCGTATCTCGCATAA
- a CDS encoding efflux RND transporter permease subunit: MSEQPTPKQTGLIAYFAHNPVAANLMMIFILIMGIISYFTIQRQMFPSIELNLISVNATYPGASPQEIEESILIKVEEALKDVTEIDKAVYRAYRNGGSVQLEIDTSAELADVADKVRSRVDGIATFPASMEPIRVQQIEFTQDVVQMALVADLPLTQLKPLAKEVEDELLQLSNISLVDRNMPEYEIAIEVDPDALRRYNMSMEEVAMAISRYSTNVSAGQIRTNSGLISVRVENQKYRGNEFRRIPVKVGENGAKVLLQDIADIKDAFIEGEFYFQLNGVNAAYLSVKATNDQNMVPIANTIHSYIEAKNETLPEGVELTAFVDMTYYLEARLAMMKKNMFQGAILVAIMLSIFLRFKLAFWVMVGLPVCFLGAIMMMPVFGISMNIVSLFAFIMVLGIVVDDAIVIGEAAYTEIERKGPGVNNVVVGAKRVATPATFGVLTTMAVFAPMVLSSGPEAAFFKSIAVVVMLCLAFSLIESKWILPAHIGHTKFSPMREGSWRAKFNTRFFAFVNGPYRNLIETCVQWRWTVLCGFVGMLILSVSLITSNQVRFVAMPKVPHDYPMVKLTLNDNASDSQTLEALTTIENMMLKVEDEIEQEYGQGMIKDIMVWNEGRTEGNVLAVLVEEDDRPFDAFELSRRWRENMPDIAGVKSLLVIDDVNDEGQGQGEFGYLLYGPDIDMLNAAGRQFISMLQQEKGLFDVSSSIDPESKEVQLVLKQVAYDLNLSLSDIANQVGMSFYGGEAQRVIRDGEEIKVMVRYPRLDREAFSSLKHTVITTPEGKDVMLGDVVEFVERPGVSYIRRENGYRTVYIYGNIDEQVIEPNQVVENIKNNLLPKLFEQFPEVKTELGGDIEEDQAQANEQMMFFIAGMFIVYILLAVPLKSYGQPLIIMSVIPFSLVGAIWGHWFFGLDMSMMSTYGLIAAAGVVINDSLVMTDYVNQVRKEGVKLKDAVVEAGCARFRAITLTSITTFAGVMPIIFETSLQAKFVIPMAVSLGFAVLFATLITLVLVPCLYIILIDISKVFGGVFGVFGKAARRVTNSRASQPQG, translated from the coding sequence ATGAGTGAACAACCTACACCAAAGCAAACGGGGCTGATAGCCTACTTTGCCCATAACCCGGTCGCTGCGAACCTGATGATGATATTTATCCTGATCATGGGGATCATCAGCTACTTTACGATCCAGCGCCAGATGTTTCCGAGTATTGAGCTTAATCTCATCTCGGTTAATGCGACCTACCCGGGCGCTTCGCCACAGGAAATTGAAGAAAGCATTCTGATAAAGGTAGAAGAAGCACTTAAGGATGTTACGGAAATAGATAAGGCGGTGTATCGTGCCTACCGTAACGGCGGTAGTGTGCAACTGGAGATTGATACCAGTGCAGAGCTGGCCGACGTCGCCGACAAAGTACGATCCCGGGTCGATGGTATCGCAACCTTCCCGGCCTCGATGGAACCGATCCGTGTGCAACAAATAGAGTTTACTCAGGATGTTGTACAGATGGCTCTGGTGGCTGATCTGCCTCTGACACAACTGAAGCCGTTGGCGAAAGAAGTCGAAGACGAGCTGTTGCAGCTGTCTAATATTTCTTTGGTCGATCGTAATATGCCGGAATATGAAATCGCCATTGAAGTTGACCCGGACGCGCTGCGCCGTTACAACATGTCGATGGAAGAAGTGGCCATGGCGATCAGTCGCTATTCAACCAATGTCTCAGCCGGTCAGATCCGCACCAATTCAGGCCTGATCTCAGTACGGGTCGAAAATCAGAAATACCGTGGTAACGAGTTCCGCCGTATCCCGGTTAAAGTGGGCGAAAATGGCGCTAAAGTGCTGCTGCAGGATATTGCAGACATTAAAGACGCCTTTATTGAAGGCGAATTCTACTTTCAACTTAACGGCGTGAATGCGGCTTACCTGTCGGTTAAAGCAACCAATGACCAAAACATGGTGCCGATCGCCAATACGATCCATTCCTACATTGAAGCGAAGAATGAAACGCTACCGGAAGGAGTTGAGTTAACTGCCTTCGTGGACATGACTTACTACCTTGAAGCCCGTCTGGCCATGATGAAAAAGAACATGTTCCAGGGGGCGATTTTGGTCGCCATTATGCTGAGCATTTTCTTACGCTTTAAGCTCGCGTTCTGGGTTATGGTGGGTCTGCCTGTGTGTTTCCTGGGTGCTATTATGATGATGCCGGTATTTGGGATCAGCATGAACATTGTGTCTCTGTTTGCCTTTATCATGGTGCTGGGGATCGTGGTGGATGACGCCATTGTCATCGGTGAAGCCGCCTATACCGAAATTGAGCGCAAAGGACCTGGCGTGAATAACGTGGTTGTTGGCGCGAAACGGGTCGCTACTCCGGCCACATTTGGGGTGTTGACGACCATGGCGGTGTTTGCCCCTATGGTGTTGTCGAGTGGCCCGGAAGCGGCATTTTTTAAATCGATTGCGGTTGTGGTCATGCTGTGTCTGGCCTTCAGTCTGATTGAGTCTAAGTGGATCCTGCCTGCACACATTGGCCATACCAAGTTTTCACCGATGCGTGAGGGCAGCTGGCGTGCGAAGTTCAATACGCGTTTCTTCGCCTTTGTGAATGGGCCTTACCGAAACCTCATCGAAACCTGTGTACAGTGGCGCTGGACGGTGCTGTGTGGCTTTGTTGGTATGCTAATATTGAGCGTATCACTGATCACCTCGAATCAGGTCAGGTTTGTGGCGATGCCCAAAGTACCGCACGACTACCCAATGGTAAAACTGACCCTGAACGACAACGCCTCGGACTCGCAAACGCTGGAAGCGCTGACCACCATCGAAAACATGATGTTGAAGGTGGAAGACGAGATCGAGCAGGAGTATGGACAGGGCATGATCAAAGACATCATGGTTTGGAATGAGGGTCGCACAGAAGGCAACGTGCTGGCGGTATTGGTAGAAGAAGACGACCGTCCGTTTGATGCCTTTGAGCTGTCGCGCCGCTGGCGTGAAAACATGCCGGACATTGCTGGTGTGAAGTCTTTGCTCGTGATTGATGACGTTAACGATGAAGGCCAGGGGCAGGGCGAGTTTGGCTATCTGCTGTATGGTCCGGACATCGATATGCTCAATGCTGCGGGTCGCCAGTTTATTTCTATGCTGCAACAAGAAAAGGGTCTGTTTGATGTGAGTTCAAGTATCGACCCGGAAAGCAAAGAAGTGCAGCTGGTGCTCAAGCAGGTGGCGTACGATTTGAACCTGAGCCTGTCAGACATTGCTAACCAGGTCGGCATGAGTTTCTATGGTGGTGAAGCGCAGCGCGTGATCCGCGATGGTGAAGAAATCAAAGTGATGGTGCGTTACCCGCGCCTGGACAGGGAAGCCTTCTCATCCCTGAAGCATACGGTCATCACAACGCCTGAGGGCAAAGATGTGATGCTGGGCGATGTGGTTGAGTTCGTGGAGCGCCCGGGTGTGAGCTATATTCGTCGTGAAAATGGCTACCGCACTGTGTATATCTACGGCAACATTGATGAGCAGGTGATTGAACCTAATCAGGTGGTTGAGAATATCAAAAATAACCTGTTGCCTAAGCTGTTTGAACAGTTCCCTGAGGTGAAGACCGAACTGGGCGGTGATATCGAAGAAGATCAGGCGCAGGCCAACGAGCAAATGATGTTCTTCATTGCCGGTATGTTCATTGTCTATATCTTACTGGCGGTGCCGCTGAAGAGTTATGGTCAGCCGTTAATCATTATGTCGGTGATCCCGTTCAGCCTGGTTGGTGCCATCTGGGGCCACTGGTTCTTTGGTCTGGATATGAGCATGATGTCGACCTATGGTCTGATTGCGGCTGCAGGGGTTGTGATCAATGACTCGCTGGTCATGACCGATTATGTGAACCAGGTCAGAAAAGAAGGCGTGAAGCTGAAAGATGCCGTGGTTGAAGCTGGATGTGCGCGTTTCAGGGCAATTACCCTGACGTCTATCACGACCTTTGCCGGTGTTATGCCCATCATCTTTGAGACCAGCTTACAGGCTAAGTTTGTGATCCCCATGGCGGTATCACTGGGCTTTGCGGTGCTGTTTGCGACCTTAATTACCTTAGTGCTGGTACCGTGCCTGTATATCATTTTAATTGATATCAGCAAGGTATTTGGCGGGGTATTCGGTGTGTTTGGTAAAGCCGCACGTCGTGTTACTAACAGCAGGGCAAGTCAGCCGCAAGGCTAA